A segment of the Synechococcus sp. CBW1002 genome:
GGAAATCCTCATCCACACCCTGGGCCTCCAGGTCGCCGGCCGCCTTGCGCTCCTGCTGGGCCTCCAGGCGCTGGCGCTGATCCACCGGGTCGATCAGTTCGCTGAAGGCGTTGGCGGTTTCGCGCCCCACGATGAACAGCTCAAACCGCTCCACCATCCCGGGCTTGCTGCGGTGGGCCCGCGCCAGGGGTGAATTCTCCACCGGGTAATCGAGCACGAAGGTGGGCTGGATCAGGCTCTCCTCCACCCGCTGCTCGAAGGCCTCCACCAGCAGGCGGCCGACGGAATCGGCCAGGGCCGGCGCCACGAGACCCTGGCTTTCCATGGCGTCGGCGGCCTGCTGCCGCGTGGAGAAGGTGGTGAAGTCGAGCCCGGTGGCGTCCTGCACCAATTCCTGCATGGTGGCGCGACGCCAGGGCGGCGTCAGATCAATCGCGGTGCCCTGGTAGGTGATCGCGGTGGTGCCGCACACCTGCTGACAGACGTGGGCGATCAGCTGCTCGGTGAGCTCCATCATGTCGGTGTAGTCGGCGTAGGCCTGGTAGACCTCCACGGACGTGAACTCGGGGTTGTGGCGGGTGCTCACCCCCTCGTTACGGAAGATGCGGCCCAGCTCATAGACCCGCTCGAAGCCGCCCACCACCAGCCGTTTGAGGTGCAGCTCGGTGGCGATGCGCAGGGTCAGGGGCAGATCGAGGGTGTTGTGGTGGGTCTCGAACGGCCGGGCATCGGCACCGCCGGGCTGGCTCTGCAGCACCGGTGTCTCGATCTCCAGGAAATCCCGCTCATCCAGCCAGCGGCGCATGGCACTCACCGCCAGGGCACGACGCCGGAAGGTCTCGCGGGTGTGGGGCGACACGATCAGATCGAGGTAGCGCTGCCGGTAGCGCTTCTCCACATCGGCCAGGCCGTGCCACTTGTCCGGCAGCGGCTGCAGACTCTTGCTCAACATCGACCAGCGCTTCACCTTCACCGAGAGCTCGCCCCGGTCGGTGCGGCGCAGGCTGCCCTCCACACCGATCAGGTCACCGGCATCGACCAGGGACGTGAGGTGGGCAAAGGCCTCAGGGTCCTCCGGCAGGGAGGCGGCCAGGGTGGCCTTGTCGATGAAGAGCTGGATCGGGCCGCTCTGATCGGCCAGGGTGAAGAAGGCGAGCTTGCCCATCACCCGACGGGTCATCACCCGACCTGCGATTGCAACGCTGAGGTCACGCTCCTCGCCCTTGGGCAGATCGGCATGGGCGGCCTGGAGCTCAGCGGTGCTGTGGCTGGGCTCGAAACGCAGGGCATAGGGACCCTGGCCCAGCGCAGCGAGGGTCCGGGCTTTCTCCAGGCGGGTCTCGCGCAGCTCCGACAAGGGTCTGACGACTATCTGATGGCGCCCCATCCTGCAGGATCGAAGGTCAGGCGATGACCTGGATCTCTCGGGGTCTGGGTCTTCAGAGGCCTCGATCTTCCGGGTCAGCCAGCAGCCGCCAGGCTGGCGTCACCCATCCGCTGGGAGGCGTATCCGGTGCCCCGCACGGTGAGGATCAGCTCAGGGTTGCGCGGATCGGGCTCCAGCTTGCCCCGCAGCCGGGCCACGTAGACATCCACAACGCGCAGATCGGCGGCGCGGCGCGGCGGGTAGCCCCAGAGCTGCTCGAGGATCTCGGCCCGTGGCACCACTCGGCCAGGCTCGCGGAACAGCAGTTCCAGCAGGCTGAATTCGGTGTAGGTGAGGGCAATGCGCTCGCCGTCGCGGGTCACCTGGCGTCGATTGGTGTCCACCACCAGATCACCCAGGCGCATCACACCGCTGCCCACCGGCACATCGCGGGGTTCACTGCCGGCCGAACCGCGGCCTACCCGGCGCAGGATCGTGGCGATGCGGGCCTCGAGCTCCTTGGGGCTGAAGGGCTTGGGCAGGTAATCGTCGGCCCCCAGATCGAGACCGGCGACCCGCTCGGCGATGGCATCGAGAGCCGAAAGAAAGATGATCGGCACGCAGGATTCCGCCCGGAGCCGGCGGCAGACCGCGAAGCCATCCAGCTTGGGCAGCATCACATCGAGCACCACCAGATCGGGCTGCTCCTGGTGGAACAGGGCCAGGGCCTCCTCGCCGTCCTCGGCGCAGACCACCCGATAGCCGGCGATCTGCAGCCGCATCACCAGCACCCGCCGCACGGCAGCTTCGTCGTCCACCACCAGAAGGGTGGCCCTGGGATCCGATGGCATCTCCTGATCGAAACTCCCCCCAGGCAAGCCTTCAGCCTGCTGCGGTCGCTGCTGAGGCTGAAGCTCCACGGGCATGGGCCACGATCAAAGTGAAGAATCGCAACCCTACCTGCTCACTTTCCCCCTCTGCCGCCAACCCAGCCGGCCAGCCCGGTGATTCGGTTGAGGCTTAAGGATTTCTGCGGAACTTCGCCTGGGGGGATTCGACGGCGTCTCAGGGCCAGCGTGCCTCGGCGTAGCGGTTCCACTCCTGCTCCGCTGCCGCCAGGGCCTGATCGCTGCCCATCTGCCCCAGCATCGCCCGCTGCAGCTGGGTGTAGAGGATCGCCTGGAGCCGCTTGACGCCCGGGCTGGCCGGCACCAGCACCCGCGCCTGGCCCAGCGTTTCGGCGGAGAGCATGCGGGCCTGCCGCACCAGCTGGTCAGGCCGACCCTGGGGCCGCTCCTGCGCCAAAGCCGCCTCCAGCTGGTCCAGCGCGCCCGTTGCCGAGGGCAGCACCCGCGCCTGCTCGGCGAAGGCCAGCTGGTTGGTGGCGTCCGTGAGGAACAGGGCGAAGCTGAGGGCCTCCTTCGGCAACCGACTCTGACGCGGCACCGCCAGGTTCATCACCGCCACATTGGCCTCGCCGCCGGCACCGGTGAGTGGTGGGAACGGGGCCGTGACCGCTGCGATGCCGGGGGCGTTGGTCTGGATGCTGCGCAGGAACTCGGCGCCGCTGGCCACCTGGGCCAGCTCCCCGCTCTGGTAGAGCTCGATCGCCCGGCGGTAGCCCTGGCTCACCACCTCCCGTGGCAGCAGGCCGCGGCGGTAGAGGTCGGTCCAGAAGGCGAAGGCGCGGCGGCCCTCCGGGCTGTTGAAGGCCGCCCGCTGACGTCCGTCCAGCAGGCGCACATCCATCTGCACCAGGGATTCGAGCAACTCAGCTGAGTCGTCCGGCACCACGGTCACGAACAGGGCGTAGCGACCGGTGCGGCGTTTCACCGCCTCGGCGTAGGCAGGCACCTCCTGCCAGCGCAGGGGCGGGCGGCTGTAGCCGGCCTTGGCGAGCAGATCCCGGTTGGCCAGGGTGATCCGGGCCGTCAGATACCAGGGCACGGCGAACTGGCTGGGCGGGCCGTCGGGGCCGGGCAGCTGGCCGGCCTTCCAGACCTTGGGCAGATAGGTCTGGGCCGCATCGGGCGGCAGCAGGGGATCGAGGGGCAGCAGGCCCCCCTTGCTGGCCAGGTTGGCGGCGAAGAGCGGATTGAGGTTCACCACGTCCGGCGCGGTGCGGGCGAACACCGCCGCGAGGAGCTTGCGCTCCACCGAACTCCAGGGCAGGTCGGTCCAGCGCACTCGCATACCTGGATTCCGCTGTTCCCAGGCGGCGATCACCCCACGGATGTAGTCGTTGAAGCGGGGCGCCAGATCCAGGGTCCAGAACTGGATCTCCGGCTCGGGCGGTTGGGCGGGCCTGCAGGCGGCCAGCCCCAGGGCGGCAGCAAGGGCGAGGCTCGCTCCCAGGCTGAGGCGGCGCAGCAGCGCCCGCCGACCCCAGCGCCGGCTTGGGCGCGGCGCCGATGGAGGCATCGGCTCGGGGCGGGGTGCAGCGGGCATCTCGATCAACTCAGCTCCTCAGGGAAGAGGACTGCTGCCGCCAGAGCAGCAGCAACAGCGAACACAGCATGGGGGCCAGCAACGCGGTGATCAGGGTCTGGCTCAGCAGCGTATGCAGCCCGGCCCCCAGCAGGTCGCTCAGATGCCAGCCCGGGGTGGCGAACAGACGGGGATCGACCCCGAGGTCGGCGCCAGCCTCCACCCCGGCGGCGACCTGGGTGGGGGCAGAGTCTCCGGCCAACCCGGAAGTCCGGCCGCCACGCCAGGCCAGCAGGGCGAGCTGAAGCCAGAGGGTGAGATTCAGGGCCAGGCAGCCCAGCAGGGCCAGCAGGCCGAGATTGAAGCTGCGCTCGATCGGCCGGCCGCGGCGACCGATCCGCCCCCACCACCAGCCCAGCAACACAAGGGCAGGTATCTGGGTGAGCGGGCCGGGGTGAAGTCCATCGAGCAGCAGTGCCAGGCCAAGACCCGCCAACGCTCCGGACACCGGACCGTCCACCAGGGCCCAGGGCAACAGCCAGAGCACGGCCCAGCTCGGGGACACGCCCGCGACCTTCACCAGGCTGGGCGACGCGAGACTGAGCCAGGGCACCAGCAGAGCCGTGGCCACACACCAACGCTGTTGATGAAGACGGGCCATCAGGGCGAGCGGGTCAGCACCTGCACCCAGTCCACCGCATCCACCGGGGCGCTGAGCTGCACCACCGCCTCAGGGGCAGGCACCGCCTTGTCGTCGACCGACTGGATCACCCCCACCGTGAGGTTGGGCGGCACCAGGGTGCTGGCGGGGGACGACACCACGACATCGCCGGGGCGCACCTGAGGGTCCTTCTCGAGGAAGCGCAGCACCGGGCGGCTGGTGCCGACCCCGGTGAGCAGCCCGTGGCGCTGGGTGCGGCCCACCCAGACGCCCAGGTGGCTGTGAGGATCGGTGAGCAGGGTGACGTTGGCAGTGGTGGGGGTGACCTGGGTGATGCGGCCGATCAGCCCACCGGGCGCCAGCACCGCATCGCCGGCCTGGAGGCCCGCCAGGGAACCGCGGCCCAGCAGCTGCTGCTGCCACCAGCCCGCCGCTTCGCGGGAGATCACCGGCGCGGTGATGCGCTGCTCAGCGCTTCGCTGGAGATCCAGCAGGCCCCGCAGCCTCCTGTTGTCCTGCTCCAGCTGACCCAGCCGCGCCTGGTCATCCAGTTGCTGAGCCGAACGAAGCCACTCCTCCTGGGCCGTACCGGGCCAGAAGGGGCGGCTGAGCAGGGCATAGAGATCGTTGAGGAAGGCCCCCTTGCTGAACCGGATCGCACCGAGGGCCAGAAACAGCAGCAACCAGGGGGCGGCTTGCTGAATCAGGCGGAGCGAGGGAAGCCGGGGCCAGCGCAGGGCCGGCATCGGCATCAGACCGTGGCGCGGGCGAAGTCAGGGGTGTCGAGCACCCGCTCCAGCCGTTTGTAGTCCTCCAGAACCATGCCGCAGCCATTGACCACACACAGCAGGGGCTCCTCGGCCACGTGGGTGAGGATGCCGGTCTCGTGGCTGATCAGCTCGCTGATGCCCCGCACCAGGGCACCACCGCCGGCCAGCATGATGCCGCGATCGACGATGTCGGCGGCCAGCTCAGGGGGTGTGCGCTCCAGGGTGCGCTTCACCGCCTCGACGATCACGTTGAGCGGCTCGGCCATGGCCTCGCGGATGTCGCCGGCACGCACGTTGATGGTGCGAGGCAGGCCGGAGAGCAGGTGCAGACCCCGCACATCCATGGAAGTTTCGTCGTGCTCGTCGTCGGGGAAGGCGGAGCCGATCCGGATCTTGATGTCTTCAGCGGTGCGCTCGCCCACCACCAGGTTGTGCACCTTCTTGAGGTAGGTGCCAATCGCATCGCTGAGTTCATCGCCGGCCACCCGCACCGACTCGCTCAGCACCGTGCCGCCGAGGCTCAGCACCGCCACTTCGGTGGTGCCACCGCCGATGTCCACCATCATGGTGCCGACGGGCTCGGTCACCGGCAGGCCGGCACCGATCGCGGCCGCCACGGGTTCGTCAATCAGGTGCACTTCCCGGGCACCGGCCAGGCCGGCTTCGCGCACGGCACGGCGCTCCACACCGGTGACGCCACTGGGGATGCCGATCACCAGACGGGGCGCCACGATGCCGCGGCCTTCATTGCCCTTCTGGATGAAGGTCTTGATCATCTGCTCGGCGGCGTCGAAGTCCGCAATCACGCCATCCCGCAGGGGCCTGACGGCACGGATGTTGCCAGGGGTGCGACCCAGCATCATCTTGGCTTCGTTTCCCACGGCCAGGGGCACGTTGCGCTCCAGATCAAGCGCCACCACGGAGGGTTCCTGCAGCACGATGCCCTTGCCGGACACGTACATGAGGGTGTTGGCCGTTCCCAGATCGATGCCGATATCGCGGGAGAACTGGAAACGTCGGAAAAACACGGGCGGGGTCAGGGGCGTCAAAAAATCATAGGTGGGCCGTTTGACGGCCCCCAGCGGGAACCCGCCATGGTCCGATGAGACGGGGGTGGCACTGAACGGAAGCGGAGGCCCCGGAGCCTGACCGAGGGGTGCCGCATCATTGACCCAACACGATCCAGCAGGAGCAGCGCCATGAGCGTCAATTCCATCACCCTCGTCGGCCGGGCAGGCCGCGATCCCGAAGTGCGCTACTTCGAATCCGGCACCGTCGTCGCCAACCTCACCCTGGCGGTGAACCGCCGCAGCCGCGACGATGAACCCGACTGGTTCAACCTCGAGATCTGGGGTAAGCAGGCCCAGGTGGCGGCCGATTACGTCCGCAAGGGATCCCTGCTCGGCATCATCGGCAGCTTCAAGCTCGACCGCTGGACCGACAAGGCCACCGGCGAAGAGCGGAGCAAGCCGGTGGTGCGCGTCGACCGGCTCGAGCTGCTCGGCTCCAAGCGCGATGCCGAGGCCGGTGGCTTCAGTGGTGGCGGCAGCTATGGCGGCGGTGCTCCCAGTGAGGAGGAAGTGCCCTTCTGAACTGAGCTCGAGCGGGGGAGACGATCGTCTCCCCCTGGCCGCCACAGGCCAGTGCTCAGTAGCGGTAGTGCTCGAGCTTGTAGGGGCCTTCCACCGGCACGTTGATGTAGGCGGCCTGCTCGGCGGTGAGCTCGGTGAGCTTGGCGCCGATCTTCTCGAGGTGGAGGCGAGCCACCATCTCATCGAGATGCTTGGGCAGCACATAGACCTCCTTGCCGTACTGCTCACCCTTTGTGAACAGCTCGATCTGGGCCAGCACCTGGTTGGTGAAGGAGTTACTCATCACGAAGCTGGGGTGGCCGGTGGCGCAGCCCAGATTCACCAGACGGCCCTCGGCCAGCAGGATGATCCTGTTGCCGCTGGGCAGCACGATGTGATCCACCTGGGGCTTGATGTTGTCCCAGGGGTACTGCTTCAGCGAGGCGACATCGATCTCGTTGTCGAAATGGCCGATGTTGCACACGATCGCCTGATCCTTCATCTGAATCAGGTGCTCGTGCCGGATCACCTGGAAGTTGCCGGTGGCCGTCACGAAGATGTCCACATCGCGCACCACGTCGTTGAGCCGCACGACGCGGTAGCCCTCCATCGCCGCCTGCAGGGCGCAGATCGGGTCGATCTCGGCGATCATCACCGTGGCACCGAGGCCCCGCAGCGACTGGGCCGAACCCTTGCCCACATCGCCGTAGCCGAGCACCAGGGCCACCTTGCCGGCCACCATCACATCGGTGGCGCGCTTGATGGAATCCACCAGCGACTCGCGGCAGCCGTAGAGGTTGTCGAACTTGCTCTTGGTGACCGAATCGTTGACGTTGATCGCCGGGAAGGGCAGCTCACCGCTCTTCTGCATCTGGTAGAGGCGGGCCACACCGGTGGTGGTCTCCTCGGTCACGCCCTGGATGTTGGCGTAGATGCGGGAGTAGAAGCCGGGCTGGGCGGCCAGCTTCTGGCGGATGCTGTTGAAGAGGGCCGTCTCCTCTTCGTTGGAAGGGTGATCGAGAACAGAGGGATCCTGTTCGGCCTTGGTGCCGAGCACCACCAGACCGGTGGCGTCACCACCGTCATCGAGGATCATGTTGGGGGTGCCGCCATCGCCCCACTCGAGGATGCGGTGGGTGAAGGCCCAGTACTCATCGAGGGTCTCGCCCTTGTAGGCGAACACCGGCACACCGGAGGCCGCAATGGCGGCGGCGGCGTGATCCTGGGTGGAGAAGATGTTGCAGCTGGCCCAGCGCACCTCGGCGCCAAGGGCCACCAGGGTTTCGATCAGAACGGCCGTCTGGATCGTCATGTGCAGGGATCCCGCGATGCGGGCACCCGCCAGGGGCTGCTCGGCGCCGAACCTGGCGCGCAGAGCCATCAGGCCCGGCATCTCGGTTTCGGCGATCGCGATCTCCTTGCGACCGAAATCGGCCAGGCCGATATCGGCGATCACGTAGGTCGACGTGGACTGCAGCACGGCTGCCGTGGGCGTTGCCACCATGGGTTGTTCTCCTGAAAACAGCTCACTCCCGGCTGGGAGGGCGTGGGTTGGAAATATCTGCGGAGACGCCGAGGCTTCGGGCTCGCGAAGACGCGAATCTACAGGGGTCCTCAAGGCTCTCGAGAGCCCAGGCCCCCTGCCATGCGCGACCCGGTTCTGCTGCGTGATCTGGCCGCCACCCGTGCCCTCGGCCGCGCCCTGGTCCGGCAGCTGGCTGCCCCCGCACCGATCCTGCTGCTGCAGGGGGAGCTGGGGGCCGGCAAGACCTCCCTGGTGCAGGGCCTGGCCGAAGGGCTCGGCATCAGCGAGCCGATCACAAGCCCCAGCTTCGCCCTGGCGCAGCACTACGCCGGCCAGGGGGAAGCCGGTGCCACGGCCCTGGTGCATCTGGATCTCTACCGGCTGGAGCCGCCGGCGGCGGCCGATGAACTCTTTGCCCAGGAGGAGGAGGAGGCCCGCTCCCTGGGGGCCCTGCTGGCGGTGGAATGGCCGGAACGGCTCAGCCAGCTGCCGGCCGAGGCCTGGCGGCTGCACCTGGAACTGGCTGATCCAGCCGATCCCGAGCAGGGGCGGATCGCCCGGCTGATCGCGCCTTAGGCCCACGCCTCCAGAAAGCGCTGCACCGCCTCGGTTGAGGGCTGCGGGTCGATCGCACCGGCGCCGCCGCACACCAGCGCGCCACAGGCGCTGGCAAAGCGCATCGCTGCCGTGAGGGTGTCAGCCGAGGGGCTGTCGAGCAGGTCGGGCTGAAGGCAGAGGCCATGGAGCAGCCCCGCCAGGAACGCGTCACCGGCCCCGGTGCTGTCCACCACCGCCACCCCGTAGGGGGCGAGGCTGCCGGAGACGCCAGCGCAGTGCCAGCGCAGCGGGGCGCCGCCATCGGTGACCACCACCGCCGGGGCCTGGGGCAAGGACGCGGCGATCGCCGCCGGATCGCGGGTCCCGAACAGCCCCTCGGCTTCCTCTGCCGCCAGCTTGAGCAGATCGGCCCGGGCCAGCAGCGGCCGGATCCGCTCCAAGGCACGGGGAGACGGAGGGTCGTCCGCCGCCGCACCCCAGAAGGTGGGCCGCCAGTTCACATCCAGGGCGACCCGCAGGCCGCGGGCCTCCGCCCGCGCCAGGGCGCACCCCAGGGCAGCGGCCGCCAAGGGGCTGGCCAGGGGGATGGTGCCGATCAGCAACCAGGCCGGGCCCGCTGCCGAGCCAGGCTCCACCAGCTGATCCAGGGCCAGCTCGAGCTCGGCCGCCGCGATCGCCTGATCAGCGAAACCCTCGCCCCGATCCCCGGCGAAACCGCCGAAACTGCGTTCACCGGAGAGATCGCGACGCACCAGCACGATGCGGCTGGGCCGCTGCGGATCCCACTGCAGCGCCGCCCGATTCACGCCCCGTTCGGCCAGCAGACTCGCGAAGGCCTCACCGATCGGATCACGGCCCAGCCGGCCCAGAAACGCCACCGGCGTGCCCAGCCGGGCCAGGGCACAGGCCACATTGGCCGGTGCCCCGCCGAGCCGGTCATCACAGTCTGGATCGGTGGCGGGGTCCCCACCCGGCGGCCCCAGCCGATCCACCAGGGCCTCCCCGAAACAGAGCACCTGGGGCAGGGAATCCATCGATCAACGGCACGGCGATCCCTTCAGCGTGCTCCTCCAGCGCGGATCCGTCAGGCGACGACCAAGCCCAACCGTTCCAGCAGTGCCGCAATGATGCGGGCATTGGCCGCGGGAAAGGGGTAGTCCTTCAGCTCGGCCGGCTGCACCCAGCGCACCTGCTGGGAGGCCAGCGGCTGCGGCTCGCCCCTCAGCCAGCGGCAGAGATGCACCACGAAGCGCAGTCGCTTGTGGCTGTAGGCGTGCTCGAGGGTGATCAGCTCCTCGCCCACCTCCACCGTGATCGCCAGTTCCTCGCTCAGTTCGCGGGCAATGGTGGAGGCGATCGCCTCCCCAGGCTCCTGCTTGCCGCCGGGGAATTCCCACAGCCCCCCCAGCAGGCCCTCGTTAAGCCGCTGATCGATCAGCACCCGGCCGGCGGGGTCGAGCACCACCCCCACGCCGATCACCTGGAACGGCAGGGGTCTGGCGGCATCCTTCACGGGGTAGCGGGCGGGGTCGCCGGCAGCGTAGGCAGCGCAGTTCCCCTGCCAGGGACAGACGCCGCAGCTCGGTTGACGGGGCGTACAGACGGTGGCGCCGAGATCCATCAGAGCCTGGTTGAACGCCCGGGGCCGCCGCGGATCGAGCAGGGCCTCACTGAGCCGCCAGAACCCGGCCAGCTGCCGCGCCGGTGGCCGCGGACTGGCCAGCAGTCGCGCCAGCACCCGCTTGACATTGCCATCAAGGATCGCGAAGGGCTGATCAAAAGCCGACGACAGGATGCTGCCGGCGGTGCTGCGGCCGATCCCCGGCAGCGCCAACCAGCCCTCGAGCGTGCGGGGGAAGGGGTCGGGCTGAAGCCCGTCACCGCCTTCGTCACGGCCATCACCACTGTCATCGGCGTCAGCGGCCAGCAGCTGCCGTGCGCCCTGGTGCAACCGGCGGGCGCGGGAGTAGTAGCCGAGCCCCTGCCAGAGCAGCAGCACGTCGTGCTCCTCGGCGGCGGCCAGGGCCTCCAGGGTGGGGAACGCCGCCATCCAGCGGTGCCAGTAGGGCAGCACGACGCGCAGCTGCGTCTGCTGCAGCATCACCTCGGCCACCCAGGCGCGCAGGGCACAACCCTCCTCGCCATCGGCCAGCGGCAGGCCCTCGGAGCTGAGCTTCCAGGGCATGGCATGGCGGCCGTGGATCTCCCACCAGGCCAGCAGGGAGCGGCGCAGCTCAACGGCATCGACCTCCACCCACACCGGAGCGCTGGAGGCGTCAGCCGAAACCACCGGGCCGGGGTCGGGCGATCGAGAGCGACACATTCGCTGGCGGCGCCTGGTCAGCCCTGCCTGGCGCAGCGACAGCCAATCCGGCGGCAGCAGGCTGATTCACCGGCCGGGGCACCGCTGCCACGTTGAAAGCCATGGACCAGCGCTCCCCCTCGCCGCGGAAAGGGGCGACCGAATGGGGCTGCCAGGCGGGAAACACATAGAACTCACCGGGCACAGGCAGCACGTAGTGGGCCATGCCGGTGCGGAAGCTCTGGATGTGCCACTCCTCCGGACCGTGGAAGCAGAGCTGACCGTCGAAGCGCTCGCCGGTGATCTGGGGAGGAACCTTCAGGAAGAGCACCCCCGAGAAGCTGCCCCCGTGGGTGTGGGTGGGGTTGTAGTCGCCGGCGCGCTGCACGTTCAGCCACACATCGATCATCTGTAGCCCGTAGCGGCCAGGAATCCAGGGCCCGCGGCCCTGGGGCGGCTGCTGTTCCATCACATGGCTGATCCAGCGGTCGCAGGCAGGCAGGATCACATCGGCGCAGAGCCCAGCCACAGCCGGGAAGTGGGGACCCAGCTCGCGCTGCAGGGCCAGCTGACCGGCCAGCTTCACCGAGGCATCGGTGGTGCCGCGCGGATCGGCCAGCACCTGCTCAGCCAACTGCAGCAGGCCGGTGAGCTGGGCATCGGCCAGGTGGCCCTTGAGCAGATAGCGGGGGAAGAGGCTCTGCACCTCCATCGACAGGTCGTTGGCCACCCGGCCCTGGTCAGCTGAACGGACCCTAACGGCCATGCCCCTGGCCTCCGGCCCGCTGGCGGTGGCGCCGACCCTTGTCAGCGTCGTCGGTGGATCGGCAGCGCAGCAACTGCCAGCCGCCGGCTGCGTCGACAGGCCTGCAGGCCCAGGCGGGCGAAGCGGTGCCGTCCTGGCTGAGCACCCAGGCGCCACCGCCGGGCCCGGCCGCCTGCAGATCCCGGGCCTTCGCCAGGCGGCGGACCGGCAGGCCCGCGTACCAGTTGAGGCTGGGTCGCGCATCCTGGCGCCACATCCCGGCGGCCTCAACCTGATGGCTCTGCAACAGCGCCGCCACCGGCCGTACCGGCCAGGTTTCATTCAGTTCCCATAACCAGAACGGGCTGCAGAACAGGGCCAGCAGGGCCAGCACAGACCCGGCCCCGACCACGGAGACACCCCGGCTGCGGCCCCCAGGAGCACGGGCCCGCAGCAGCAGAGCGCCACCCAGGCTCCAGCCCCCACCCATGGCCAGCAGAATCATCCGCTGGGGCGCCAGCGCTTCCGCCGAAGGCCAGCCTGGTGGCAGCAGGGCCGGGGGGATGGCCGAGGCCAGGGCCAGCAGCAGGCCGGCAATCCCCAGCACCATCCAGAACAGGGGGATGCGGAGCACCACGCTGCGCAGCGGCGGCGCCACGGGCTGACTGGCCGGATCGATCAACCAGGCCAGCAGCGGCCCGCAGACCAGGGCGAAGGGCAGCCAGAGGGGATGGCTGTACCAGGGCAGCTGGGTGCGCAGGGGCAGCACGGTGGCCGCCATTCCCAGCTGCAGCACCAGCAACCAGCGGCCGGCGGCGCGGTGTCGCTCGCGCCAGGCCAGCCCCATGGCAAAGGGCCAGAGCGGCAACCAGGGCCAGCCGCCCTCGAGCACCTCGGTCAGGGGAACACGCCAGCCCAGATCGCTGCCTTCACCGGCCGAGAGCAGCACCCGCCCTGCCCCGTCGCCGAACCACATCCAGGCGGCGGCGCTGCCCTGGGCCAGGGCATGCCAGAGATGCCAGCCCAGCCCAGGCAGCAGCCCCAGCAGCAGGCCGGCGCCGAGCCGCCGCCAGCGGCGCCAGTCCATCGCCCCATCGCAGGCCAGGGCCAGGAGACCCACCGCCAGCACCGGCAGCAGCAGCGGCGCCTTGAGCAGCAGCTGGGCGCTGCCGGCCAGGCCGGCGATG
Coding sequences within it:
- a CDS encoding rod shape-determining protein, with the translated sequence MFFRRFQFSRDIGIDLGTANTLMYVSGKGIVLQEPSVVALDLERNVPLAVGNEAKMMLGRTPGNIRAVRPLRDGVIADFDAAEQMIKTFIQKGNEGRGIVAPRLVIGIPSGVTGVERRAVREAGLAGAREVHLIDEPVAAAIGAGLPVTEPVGTMMVDIGGGTTEVAVLSLGGTVLSESVRVAGDELSDAIGTYLKKVHNLVVGERTAEDIKIRIGSAFPDDEHDETSMDVRGLHLLSGLPRTINVRAGDIREAMAEPLNVIVEAVKRTLERTPPELAADIVDRGIMLAGGGALVRGISELISHETGILTHVAEEPLLCVVNGCGMVLEDYKRLERVLDTPDFARATV
- a CDS encoding single-stranded DNA-binding protein is translated as MSVNSITLVGRAGRDPEVRYFESGTVVANLTLAVNRRSRDDEPDWFNLEIWGKQAQVAADYVRKGSLLGIIGSFKLDRWTDKATGEERSKPVVRVDRLELLGSKRDAEAGGFSGGGSYGGGAPSEEEVPF
- a CDS encoding rod shape-determining protein MreD, which gives rise to MARLHQQRWCVATALLVPWLSLASPSLVKVAGVSPSWAVLWLLPWALVDGPVSGALAGLGLALLLDGLHPGPLTQIPALVLLGWWWGRIGRRGRPIERSFNLGLLALLGCLALNLTLWLQLALLAWRGGRTSGLAGDSAPTQVAAGVEAGADLGVDPRLFATPGWHLSDLLGAGLHTLLSQTLITALLAPMLCSLLLLLWRQQSSSLRS
- the lysS gene encoding lysine--tRNA ligase produces the protein MSELRETRLEKARTLAALGQGPYALRFEPSHSTAELQAAHADLPKGEERDLSVAIAGRVMTRRVMGKLAFFTLADQSGPIQLFIDKATLAASLPEDPEAFAHLTSLVDAGDLIGVEGSLRRTDRGELSVKVKRWSMLSKSLQPLPDKWHGLADVEKRYRQRYLDLIVSPHTRETFRRRALAVSAMRRWLDERDFLEIETPVLQSQPGGADARPFETHHNTLDLPLTLRIATELHLKRLVVGGFERVYELGRIFRNEGVSTRHNPEFTSVEVYQAYADYTDMMELTEQLIAHVCQQVCGTTAITYQGTAIDLTPPWRRATMQELVQDATGLDFTTFSTRQQAADAMESQGLVAPALADSVGRLLVEAFEQRVEESLIQPTFVLDYPVENSPLARAHRSKPGMVERFELFIVGRETANAFSELIDPVDQRQRLEAQQERKAAGDLEAQGVDEDFLQALEVGMPPTGGLGIGIDRLVMLLTDSPSIRDVIAFPLLRPEQRAETRPEQGGEA
- the mreC gene encoding rod shape-determining protein MreC, encoding MPALRWPRLPSLRLIQQAAPWLLLFLALGAIRFSKGAFLNDLYALLSRPFWPGTAQEEWLRSAQQLDDQARLGQLEQDNRRLRGLLDLQRSAEQRITAPVISREAAGWWQQQLLGRGSLAGLQAGDAVLAPGGLIGRITQVTPTTANVTLLTDPHSHLGVWVGRTQRHGLLTGVGTSRPVLRFLEKDPQVRPGDVVVSSPASTLVPPNLTVGVIQSVDDKAVPAPEAVVQLSAPVDAVDWVQVLTRSP
- the rpaB gene encoding response regulator transcription factor RpaB; its protein translation is MPSDPRATLLVVDDEAAVRRVLVMRLQIAGYRVVCAEDGEEALALFHQEQPDLVVLDVMLPKLDGFAVCRRLRAESCVPIIFLSALDAIAERVAGLDLGADDYLPKPFSPKELEARIATILRRVGRGSAGSEPRDVPVGSGVMRLGDLVVDTNRRQVTRDGERIALTYTEFSLLELLFREPGRVVPRAEILEQLWGYPPRRAADLRVVDVYVARLRGKLEPDPRNPELILTVRGTGYASQRMGDASLAAAG
- a CDS encoding extracellular solute-binding protein, whose translation is MPPSAPRPSRRWGRRALLRRLSLGASLALAAALGLAACRPAQPPEPEIQFWTLDLAPRFNDYIRGVIAAWEQRNPGMRVRWTDLPWSSVERKLLAAVFARTAPDVVNLNPLFAANLASKGGLLPLDPLLPPDAAQTYLPKVWKAGQLPGPDGPPSQFAVPWYLTARITLANRDLLAKAGYSRPPLRWQEVPAYAEAVKRRTGRYALFVTVVPDDSAELLESLVQMDVRLLDGRQRAAFNSPEGRRAFAFWTDLYRRGLLPREVVSQGYRRAIELYQSGELAQVASGAEFLRSIQTNAPGIAAVTAPFPPLTGAGGEANVAVMNLAVPRQSRLPKEALSFALFLTDATNQLAFAEQARVLPSATGALDQLEAALAQERPQGRPDQLVRQARMLSAETLGQARVLVPASPGVKRLQAILYTQLQRAMLGQMGSDQALAAAEQEWNRYAEARWP